In the Buchnera aphidicola (Thelaxes suberi) genome, TATTAAAGATTCATTTTTATTAACAAATTATTTTTAATAAAAATTGTATTCATTAAATGTGAAATAAATTTAATTTTTTGTATCATTTTTTATAGATTTATTATTAATAAAATAGTTTATTGAGCATTATATTATTTAAAAAAATGGTAAAACATTATGAATAAAAGTATTGTTAAATTAATTGATCTTAGAAAGATTATTAGTCATCATGCTTATTTATATTATACATTAGATTCTCCGATAATATCAGATTTTGAATATGACAACTTAATTAATGAATTAAAATTATTAGAAAAACAAGAAATAAAAATAATAAAAAACTCTCCTACTAATAATGTTGGAAGTGATTTTTTACGTTCTTTGAAAACAAAAAAACATTTTGCTTCTATGTTATCGTTAGATAATATTGCTGATATAGAAATGATTGATTTTTTTTATAAAAATGTTTTAAAAAAGTTAAAAAAAAAGAAAAAAATTAATTTTTGTTGTGAACTGAAAATTGATGGGATAGCTATTAGTTTATTATACAAAAAAGGTGTTTTAATACGCGCATTAACTAGAGGAAATGGAAAGATAGGAGAGGATGTAACACTAAATGTTTATGAAATACAAAGTATTCCAAAAGTTTTAGATAATATTATTAATATGCCTGAATTATTAGAGGTACGAGGCGAGATATACATACCTTTATCAGAATTTTATAAAATTAACGAAGTTAAAAAAAATATACAATTTTCTAATCCTCGCAATACGGCAGCGGGTTCATTAAGGCAAAATAATCCTAAAATTACTTTAAGCAGAAATTTAATGTTTTTTTGTCATGGATTTGGAATTTGTTATCCTAAAAATAATTTTATTAATCATTTTAATTTTTTAATGGTAATGAAAAGTTTAGGGTTTCCTGTTAACAATAAGTTATGTTTATTTAGTAATATAAATAATATTAAAGAATTTTATTACCAAATAAATAAAAATAGAAAAAGTTTTGATTTTCAAATCGATGGGATAGTTATTAAGTTAAATGATTTTGATGATCAAAAAGTATTAGGAAGCACTAGTAAATATCCTAAATGGGCTTTAGCTGTAAAATTTCCTTCAAATGAAAATATTACTACAGTTAATAATATAGATTTTCAAGTAGGGAGAACTGGATTAATTACTCCGGTAGCTTATTTAAGTCCTATTAAAATATCAGGTGTAGTAATAAAGAAAGCATCATTGCATAGTAAATATGAAATGTACAGATTAGGAGTATATATTGGATCGAAAGTACTTGTGCGGAGAGCTGGTGATGTTATACCTTACATTGTAAAAGTTATAAATTATGAATTAATTAATGATATTAATTTGATTCAAAAAAAATGTTTTTTTCCTACACAGTGCCCTATTTGTTCTTCAAATTTAATAGAATTTCATAATGGAAAAACTGTTAAATGTAGTAATAACAATTATTGTTTAGATCAAAAAGAAAAGTTATTATTACATTTTGTTTCTAAATTTGCTTTTAATATTAAAGGAATTGGAAAAAAAATTTTGAAAAAATTAATTTATAAAAATATAATTAATGAATTTTCTGATTTTTTTAAAATACAAGTTGATCATTTAACTAAAATAGATAGAATACAAAAAAAAATAGCTAATAACATTATTTATCAAATAAAAAAATCTCGATCTATATCTTTAGATCGCTTTATTTACGCGTTAGGAATTGAAATGGTTGGTGTAGAAACTGCTCGTAATTTGTCTATTTATTTTGGTGATTTTAGTAGTTTTATGCAAACTAACGTATCTCAATTACAAAAAATTAAAAATATAGGAACTGTTTCATCAGGTATAATTTTTAATAAAATTAATAATAGTAGCTTTAAAGAAAAAATATTAGATTTACTTTCTTTTATTGTAATAAAACCAAATAATAGTAGTAAAACAAATAAACGTAGCTTTTTTTTTAATAAAAAAATTGCTATTACCGGGAGGTTAAAAAGATATTCTAGAGATAAATTATTTTTTTTATTACAATCATTAGGAGCTATACAGTGTAAATATATTTCTCAAAAAACAGATTTACTAATATTAGGAGAATGTCCTGGAAAAAAATTATATAAGGCTAAATTATTAAATATAAAAATTATGGAAGAAGAAGAATTGTTACAAAAAATACGTTGCTAGATAATTTTTTGGGTCGTGCAGGATTTGAACCTGCGACCAATTGATTAAAAGTCAACTGCTCTACCAACTGAGCTAACGACCCGTATAAATTTTAAAAATTTTTGGGTGATGACGGATTTGAACCGCCGACCCCCTCCGTGTAAAAGAGGAGCTCTAACCACTGAGCTAATCACCCTGATTACATCTATTGTAAAGGTTAAATTGTTGTAGTCAATCTTTTTTTTATGAATTTAATTAAATTTTATATACACATATCGATATATACGTATGTTGAATGATTTTTTTTATAAAAATTTTTTATTAGAGGAGTTGTTATGAAAGTAGTAACTCGATTTGCCCCTAGTCCAACTGGTTTTTTACATATTGGTAATATTAGAACTGCTTTATATTCTTGGCTTTTTTCGCAACATTATAATGGAATATTTATTTTAAGGATTGAAGATACTAACATAGACAAGTCGCATCATCGCTATAGTCAATCTATTTTGAATACATTAAAATGGTTAGGTTTACATTGGGATAAAGGTCCTTATTATCAAAGTAATAATATAGATTATTATAGAGATATGATTAATGTTTTAATACGGAATAATCAAGCATATAAATGTTATTGTTCTCCTGAAAGATTGAAAAGAAATCGTGATAATCAAATCAAATTAGGCAAAAAACCTAAATATGATGGAAAATGTAAACATTCTTTTATAAAAAAAAAGAAAGATTATGTAATACGATTCAATAATCCTGATGATGGAAAAATAGTATTTAATGATTTAATTAGAGGTAAGATTAGTGTCAATAATACTGAATTAGATGATTTAATTATACAAAGATCTAATGGAATGCCTACTTATAATTTTTGTGCGGTACTTGATGATAATTTGATGAATGTTACACATGTTATAAGAGGTGAAGATCATATTAATAATACTCCTCGTCAAATTAACATTTATAATGCTTTTAATTTTAGTCTTCCATTTTATGCTCATGTTTCTATGATTTTAGATAGTGATAAAAAAAAATTATCTAAACGTAATAATAGCTCTAATATTTTGTATTATCGTGATCAAGGTTTTTTTCCTGAAGCATTACTTAACTATATAGTACGATTAGGTTGGTCTTATGGGAATCAAGAAATATTTAGTTTAAAAGAAATGGTTCAACTTTTTTCATTACGTAATATTAATAAATCTCCAAGTATTTTTAATATAAAAAAGTTATATTGGATTAATCGATTTTATTTAAATAAATTTACTAATAAAAAATTAATACCAGAATTAGAAAAACAAATGCAGCAGAGAGATATAAAGTTACATAACAATGTTGATTGTATAAACATTTTAACAATATTTAAATCAAGATGTAATACTTTAAAAGAAGTTTTAGACTTATATGAAAACTTAAATAAAAATATTAACTTAAAAAATACGCAATATTTAAAACTTTATTTATCTATTTTCTTAAAAGATGCATTTGTTTTGATTTTTAAGAAATTAAATTTCTTATTAAAATGGGAAATGACATCAATTCAATATATATTAAAGCAAGCATTAGAAAATAAAAAATTAAAAGTACAAGAATTATATGCTCCTTTAAGATTAATTTTAACTGGAACGCTTATTTCTCCTAATATTAATCATATTATTTTTATTTTAGGTAAAAATATTGTTTTACATCGAATTAGAAATGGTATTAATTATATTTTATTAAATAAAAAATAGTTTTTATTAATTAA is a window encoding:
- the gltX gene encoding glutamate--tRNA ligase; translated protein: MKVVTRFAPSPTGFLHIGNIRTALYSWLFSQHYNGIFILRIEDTNIDKSHHRYSQSILNTLKWLGLHWDKGPYYQSNNIDYYRDMINVLIRNNQAYKCYCSPERLKRNRDNQIKLGKKPKYDGKCKHSFIKKKKDYVIRFNNPDDGKIVFNDLIRGKISVNNTELDDLIIQRSNGMPTYNFCAVLDDNLMNVTHVIRGEDHINNTPRQINIYNAFNFSLPFYAHVSMILDSDKKKLSKRNNSSNILYYRDQGFFPEALLNYIVRLGWSYGNQEIFSLKEMVQLFSLRNINKSPSIFNIKKLYWINRFYLNKFTNKKLIPELEKQMQQRDIKLHNNVDCINILTIFKSRCNTLKEVLDLYENLNKNINLKNTQYLKLYLSIFLKDAFVLIFKKLNFLLKWEMTSIQYILKQALENKKLKVQELYAPLRLILTGTLISPNINHIIFILGKNIVLHRIRNGINYILLNKK
- the ligA gene encoding NAD-dependent DNA ligase LigA, encoding MNKSIVKLIDLRKIISHHAYLYYTLDSPIISDFEYDNLINELKLLEKQEIKIIKNSPTNNVGSDFLRSLKTKKHFASMLSLDNIADIEMIDFFYKNVLKKLKKKKKINFCCELKIDGIAISLLYKKGVLIRALTRGNGKIGEDVTLNVYEIQSIPKVLDNIINMPELLEVRGEIYIPLSEFYKINEVKKNIQFSNPRNTAAGSLRQNNPKITLSRNLMFFCHGFGICYPKNNFINHFNFLMVMKSLGFPVNNKLCLFSNINNIKEFYYQINKNRKSFDFQIDGIVIKLNDFDDQKVLGSTSKYPKWALAVKFPSNENITTVNNIDFQVGRTGLITPVAYLSPIKISGVVIKKASLHSKYEMYRLGVYIGSKVLVRRAGDVIPYIVKVINYELINDINLIQKKCFFPTQCPICSSNLIEFHNGKTVKCSNNNYCLDQKEKLLLHFVSKFAFNIKGIGKKILKKLIYKNIINEFSDFFKIQVDHLTKIDRIQKKIANNIIYQIKKSRSISLDRFIYALGIEMVGVETARNLSIYFGDFSSFMQTNVSQLQKIKNIGTVSSGIIFNKINNSSFKEKILDLLSFIVIKPNNSSKTNKRSFFFNKKIAITGRLKRYSRDKLFFLLQSLGAIQCKYISQKTDLLILGECPGKKLYKAKLLNIKIMEEEELLQKIRC